The following coding sequences are from one Capsicum annuum cultivar UCD-10X-F1 chromosome 3, UCD10Xv1.1, whole genome shotgun sequence window:
- the LOC124896684 gene encoding uncharacterized protein LOC124896684, whose protein sequence is MAITIRSGKVLLGPSVGKAISEEVIKEDIELEECNPVEFEKQDDIDVPSNHQQVDGMEKGKHKLKKRVGDKKFSKFMAMLKKLTVNVPLVEALEQMLRYAKFMKDLVMKKRVVSYEPLDNLHHCSAISTRSLVQKKSDLGAFTISYTIGSLDVAKALCDIGARINLISLVVY, encoded by the exons ATGGCAATTACCATAcgaagtggtaaggtattactaGGCCCCTCTGTGGGAAAGGCTATTAGTGAAGAGGTGATCAAAGAAGATATTGAGCTTGAAGAATGTAATCCTGTGGAGTTTGAGAAGCAGGATGACATTGATGTTCCTTCTAATCATCAGCAGGTTGATGGAATGGAAAAAGGGAAACACAA ATTAAAGAAGAGGGTCGGCGATaaaaagtttagtaaattcatggcaatgttgaagaAGCTGACAGTGAATgtacctttggtggaggcacttgaGCAGATGCTaagatatgctaaatttatgaaagatcttgtgatgaagaaaagagtAGTAAGCTACGAACCATTGGATAATCtacatcattgtagtgctatttctacaagatcTTTGGTGCAGAAGAAGTCAGACCTAGGAGCTTTCACCATTTCTTATACAATTGGGTCTCTTGATgttgctaaggccttatgtgatatAGGAGCGAGAATAAATTTGATTTCACTAGTTGTTTATtaa